One Ignavibacterium album JCM 16511 genomic region harbors:
- the nusA gene encoding transcription termination factor NusA, with amino-acid sequence MNYDIVESFAQMVREKGIDRDVLGGILEDIFGLLVRKKFGENARYEVVVNMDRGDIEIFLEREIVERVEDPNTQISIDEVNAKGNEDELEVGDEYVEKIELASLGRRLVTLAKQSLNQKLRELEKDIVYNEYKELLGEIVVGEIYQIRKNDILINHNKNELVLPRSEQIPFEKYKKGETIRAIVKEVKKTSSGPVIIISRADNLFLQRLFEIEVPEIYDGIIEIKSIAREPGERAKVAVESTDNRIDAVGACVGMKGVRIHAIVRELNNENIDVIHYSDDPALFIQRALAPAKLKSIEINEEEKKAVVTADSDQVSMIVGRNGVNIRLAMKLTGYEIEIIREEKPFEEYEEDIELIDLKEELGADVYEILINNRYDTALEVLKAGPEKLKEIKEFDDQKIEEILEIIKSQFEEEE; translated from the coding sequence ATGAATTATGATATAGTTGAATCCTTTGCCCAAATGGTAAGGGAAAAAGGTATTGACAGAGATGTTCTCGGTGGAATTCTCGAAGATATTTTCGGTCTTCTTGTCCGAAAAAAATTTGGTGAGAATGCCAGATATGAAGTTGTTGTAAATATGGATCGCGGTGATATAGAAATATTTCTCGAAAGAGAAATTGTTGAAAGAGTAGAAGATCCCAATACTCAGATAAGTATTGATGAAGTTAATGCAAAAGGAAATGAGGATGAACTTGAAGTAGGAGACGAGTATGTTGAAAAAATTGAACTTGCATCGTTAGGACGAAGACTTGTAACATTGGCAAAGCAAAGTCTTAATCAGAAATTAAGAGAACTTGAAAAAGATATTGTCTATAATGAATATAAAGAACTTCTTGGTGAGATAGTTGTCGGTGAAATTTATCAGATCAGAAAAAATGATATTCTTATCAATCATAATAAGAATGAATTGGTTCTACCAAGGAGTGAACAGATTCCTTTCGAAAAATATAAAAAAGGCGAAACCATCAGAGCTATTGTAAAAGAAGTTAAGAAGACAAGCAGTGGTCCGGTAATCATTATCTCAAGGGCTGATAATTTATTCCTACAAAGATTATTTGAAATTGAAGTTCCAGAAATTTATGACGGCATAATTGAAATAAAATCAATTGCCAGAGAACCGGGTGAAAGGGCTAAAGTTGCAGTTGAATCAACTGACAACAGAATAGATGCAGTTGGTGCCTGCGTTGGAATGAAAGGTGTAAGAATTCACGCAATTGTTCGTGAATTAAACAATGAAAACATTGATGTTATCCACTACTCTGATGATCCTGCTTTATTTATTCAACGCGCACTTGCTCCTGCAAAACTTAAGAGCATTGAAATCAATGAAGAAGAAAAGAAAGCAGTTGTTACAGCAGACAGCGATCAGGTTTCAATGATAGTTGGACGAAATGGAGTTAACATTCGTCTTGCAATGAAATTAACCGGTTATGAAATTGAAATTATTCGCGAAGAAAAACCATTTGAAGAATATGAGGAAGATATTGAGCTGATTGACCTTAAAGAAGAACTTGGTGCAGATGTTTATGAAATTCTCATTAATAACCGATATGATACCGCTCTTGAAGTATTGAAAGCTGGTCCTGAAAAATTAAAAGAAATAAAAGAATTTGATGATCAGAAGATTGAAGAAATCCTTGAAATCATAAAATCACAATTTGAAGAGGAAGAATAA
- the rimP gene encoding ribosome maturation factor RimP: MEAIKEKILKIVQNSISGTEFFLIETNIRGDQRKRIIEVFVDSAKNISADDLAELSRSINEILSEDEEVGNYRLDVSTPGVDRPLKFIEQFPKNINRNFELEYNFGDEIKKLKAKLISVNGSELTFSDGKNEFLINHNQIIKAKVLISFF; encoded by the coding sequence ATGGAAGCGATAAAAGAAAAAATATTGAAAATTGTTCAAAACTCGATATCCGGAACAGAGTTTTTCCTGATTGAAACCAATATCAGAGGTGACCAGAGGAAAAGAATTATTGAAGTATTTGTTGATTCTGCAAAAAATATTTCTGCAGACGATCTTGCTGAATTAAGCAGGAGTATAAATGAGATTCTTTCTGAAGATGAAGAAGTTGGTAATTATCGGCTGGATGTTTCTACTCCCGGAGTTGATAGACCATTGAAATTTATCGAACAATTTCCGAAAAACATTAATCGTAATTTTGAACTTGAGTATAACTTCGGAGATGAAATAAAAAAGCTGAAAGCAAAATTGATTTCTGTAAACGGAAGTGAATTAACTTTCAGCGATGGTAAAAACGAATTTTTAATAAATCACAATCAAATAATAAAAGCAAAAGTATTAATTAGTTTTTTTTAG